In Drosophila subpulchrella strain 33 F10 #4 breed RU33 chromosome 3R, RU_Dsub_v1.1 Primary Assembly, whole genome shotgun sequence, the following are encoded in one genomic region:
- the LOC119546567 gene encoding uncharacterized protein LOC119546567, translated as MASKRIRPEGGEGRRMSNASRPGALHTAFNMLALSWIIISELLLSVHCLKDLKIFVPEAVLMGNAATLSCQYDLEQAALYAVRWYFGQEEFYRYVPREAKPTFVFAVAGINVDLSNSDATSVTLKGVTRELSGTYQCEVSEDAPLFHTEIRSAHMQVVEMPKDDPVMQVDKKVIGANDNLKAVCTLGPSYPPANISWTVNGRVIYPTPQQRITHDAYEGSTTYSSLELYPHSQVLLDFFEGKYQRSVTLKCTVTITGMYHKDVQQRIGLNMAPPTTISPNLLGLEGSKRYANGDPDNSALTGASQRCCICCGAFGAISLAIFTMAMAQL; from the exons ATGGCCAGCAAAAGGATCCGGCCAGAGGGAGGCGAAGGACGAAGGATGAGCAACGCCAGCCGACCGGGAGCCTTGCATACGGCATTCAATATGCTGGCGTTGAGCTGGATTATAATCTCAGAGTTATTGCTCAGTG TCCACTGCCTGAAGGATCTGAAGATATTTGTGCCGGAGGCCGTCCTCATGGGAAATGCAGCGACATTGTCTTGTCAATACGATTTGGAGCAG GCGGCGCTCTACGCGGTACGCTGGTACTTCGGACAGGAAGAGTTCTACCGCTACGTTCCCCGCGAGGCCAAGCCCACATTTGTCTTCGCCGTCGCCGGCATTAATGTTGAT CTCTCCAATTCGGATGCCACGTCGGTGACGCTGAAGGGTGTCACCCGGGAGCTGAGCGGCACCTATCAGTGCGAGGTCTCCGAGGACGCACCGCTCTTCCACACCGAGATTCGGTCCGCACACATGCAGGTGGTTGAGATGCCCAAAGACGATCCGGTGATGCAGGTGGACAAGAAGGTGATTGGCGCGAACGACAATCTCAAGGCCGTGTGCACGTTGGGGCCATCGTATCCGCCGGCCAACATTTCCTGGACCGTCAACGGACGCGTG ATTTACCCGACGCCGCAACAGCGCATCACGCACGACGCCTACGAGGGCTCCACCACGTACTCCTCGCTGGAGCTCTACCCGCACAGCCAGGTGCTCCTGGACTTCTTCGAGGGCAAGTACCAGCGCAGTGTGACCCTGAAGTGCACGGTGACCATTACGGGCATGTACCACAAGGATGTCCAGCAGCGGATCGGGCTGAATATGGCACCGCCGACGACCATATCGCCGAATCTGCTGGGACTCGAGGGATCCAAGCGGTATGCCAACGGGGATCCCGACAATTCGGCGCTAACTGGCGCCTCGCAGCGCTGCTGCATTTGCTGCGGAGCTTTTGGCGCCATTTCGCTGGCCATTTTCACAATGGCAATGGCGCAACTGTGA